Genomic DNA from Candidatus Sphingomonas phytovorans:
GATCGCCGATGGCCCGTCGACCAGCGAGTAGGCGATGCCACGCCCGTCGCCGGACCGCGCCTCGGAAAGGATGGCGCGCCCATCGACCTTGTCCATCGGCTGCGCGGCGGGCTCGACCAGCTTATGCTCCGCCTGGCTGGCGTCGCGCGACTGCCCGCTCGACAGGTCGAGCACGCGATACAGGCTCGGCGTGCCGGCGAGCAGGTCGCCGAAGGTGAACCACCGGCCCGACAGACGATCGCTGGTGTGCCGGCCGTCGATCAGCGCCCCGCGGTACAGCTGGCGGGCCGGATCGACCCGCGCGTCGATCAGCACGCCGCTGTCATATTCGCGCGTCTCGGCGTCCTCGATCGCCGCGCGGGACGCCCCGACGGCATAGATGATCGCCCCACCGCCGGGGGTAAGCGCGAACCCCCGGACATTGGCGGCATCGTCGGTCAGTCGCCGCGCGCCGGTGCCGCCCGTGTCCGCGCGCCAGACCTGCACCGCTCCCCCGACGACCGCGCGGTAGAGGATGGAGCGCGAATCCCCAGTCCAGACCGGCGGCTCGGGGGCGAGCATGCCGTCGCGCCAGTCACCCTCTCCCGCCGCCGCGATGCGCCGCGGTGGTGCCGAGCCGTCGGACGGGACCACATACCAGGCAAGGTCATAGGCATTGCGCGCGACCGAGGCCTTTTCCATCCGAAACGCCACCTGGCGCCCGTCGGGCGATACCGCGATGCTCGACAGATCGGTCAGTTCCACCATCGCGGTGATGGTCGGTGGTTGCGCCGTGCCGGGCAGCCCGGCGAGGAGCGTCGCCGCCGCAAACACCCCGCTCACCACTTCTTGACCAGCTGCAGCGCGACCATGCGACCGACCGGGCTGGCATTTTCCGGGTCGAACCCCGAGGCTGAATAGACCGAGGCATTTTCGACATAGGGCGGCTGGCGGTCGAACAGATTCGAGATGCTCAGCGACAGGCGCGTGCCCCCGATGAGGCGATCGAGGTCACAGCCGATCTGAAGGTCGATGGTCGTCCAGCTCGAGACCGGCTGGGCGGGAAAGACGGCGGTGTTGCGATAGGAATCGACGAAGTTGACGAAACCCGCGGCACTCCACGGCCCTTTCGAGACGATCAGCCGCCCCCTCAAGCGGAGATCGACCGGATTGCCGATCGTCGAGACGATATCGGCCGCCGGCGCGGTTGGCGTGATTCGCTGGCGGGCATGGAAGATCCATGTGCCGCTGACCCCCGTCGAGACAGACGCGCCACCCAGCGTCGCGGCATAACCAAGGTCGATATCGAGCCCGTTCATATGGAGCGCCGACAGGTTGCGGGTGCGCCCGTCGACGATCGCACGGATGGCGGTGGCCGCGATATTGTAGGGATTGCGGAAATTCTGGTCGCCATAATAGCCGCCGAGCAGTGCGGCGGACGGATTGTCGGTGATCAGCGCCTGATAAAGCGGCCGGTTGGCGAGGAACGACATGTAATCGGTGCCGAGATCGCCGATCCGGTCGCGATAGCTGATGTCGAAATAGCCGATATCGAGCTTGAGACCGGGTGCTCGCCCGGGGGCGATGGTCGCGCCAATCATCCAGGTTGTGGCCTTTTCCGGACCGACAGCGGGGTTGGCACCGATCAGCGCGAGGACATTGGAGCGCCCGGTCGGCGAGGCCGGATCGGGGACCGACAGCGGCAGGTACAATGCCGTTCCCCTGCCCGTCCGGACATCCGCGAAACCGGGCGCGCGGAACGACGTCCCCCAGATGCCGCGCAGCGACAGGCCACCGCCCAGCTTCCAGCTTACCCCGACCCGCGGGTTCGTCGTCGTGCCGACATCGCTATAATGTTCGACCCGTCCGGCGAGCGCCACATCGAGCGCCTCGACCAGCGGGATGTGCTGGCCGGCGCCGATGATCGGCAGCGACAGCTCGGCATAGCCGGCGGACACCGTCCGCGAGATCGGGAACCCGGCCGACCCGGCATCGGATGGCGTGGCGGAAAACAGATAGGAGGTCGCGGCGGCATTATAACTCTCCCGGCGCACCTCCCCGCCGATCGCCATGCGGGCGTCGCCGCCGGGTAGGTGGAACAATGGCCCGTCCCCTTTCAGCGCACCGGTGCGGACCCGCGAAAACCCCCGCGAATCATACCAGCCGCGGATGCGATCGATCGTTGCCTTTGGCGTGAACGATCCGTCACCGAAGATATTGAACACCGTCGCGGGATTGGTGTCGGCCAGCGCCCGGGCGAGGTAATAATAATTTGGCGTGTTGGTCTCGAGGCTGTCCTCGCGCTGATCGCCATAGGATCCGCGCAGCTCCGCACGCCATCTGCCGATCATCGCTTCGAGCCCGGCGGTCCCGCTCCATGCCCTGACCGCCTCCTGGAAGGTCTCGGGCCCGAGGTCCTTCTCGAAGCTGTAGTTGACGGTGATCGGCTGCCTGGTGCCGATCGGATCGACATAGAAGGGGTTGGTCACCGGCACGACGACATAGCCGTCATTGTCCGGAAGATAGCGGCGCACCGACCGGCGGTCGGCGAAGAAGCCCTGCGCGGTGAAGCGCAGCCACGGGGTGAGCGACTGGGTGAGCGAGGCGAACACCGAATGCCGGTCCTGGCGCGGCAGGATATCGGTGTTGGCCCGGCCATTGGCGAGATTCGGCTGGCCGGCGAGCA
This window encodes:
- a CDS encoding TonB-dependent receptor, encoding MRHLDFWPGLVCSAAIVTAAPAYSQDRAREHVRLPAQSLDLSLRAVATMFGRNVSMPSDLVAGHSSPAIDGRYSFEEAVAALLDGSGLEAVPAGRGMAVRRARAPAGHSEDVVVTGTRIRGAAPAGEHVLAFDRADIDRSGYATTQQIVQSLPQNFGGGPNEATFGFTIRNNANANVGSGASVNLRGLGASSTLTLIDGNRTALGGVAAMFVDLSLIPSSAIERIEVLPDGASAIYGSDAVAGVVNVKLRNDFRGAETRARFGAADGFTEAQASQLVGVGWSSGGITLGYEFYRRGNLAASDRPYATEDLRPFGGQDYRRNFANPGTIIAANGQVFGIPAGQDGRSLTPGQLLAGQPNLANGRANTDILPRQDRHSVFASLTQSLTPWLRFTAQGFFADRRSVRRYLPDNDGYVVVPVTNPFYVDPIGTRQPITVNYSFEKDLGPETFQEAVRAWSGTAGLEAMIGRWRAELRGSYGDQREDSLETNTPNYYYLARALADTNPATVFNIFGDGSFTPKATIDRIRGWYDSRGFSRVRTGALKGDGPLFHLPGGDARMAIGGEVRRESYNAAATSYLFSATPSDAGSAGFPISRTVSAGYAELSLPIIGAGQHIPLVEALDVALAGRVEHYSDVGTTTNPRVGVSWKLGGGLSLRGIWGTSFRAPGFADVRTGRGTALYLPLSVPDPASPTGRSNVLALIGANPAVGPEKATTWMIGATIAPGRAPGLKLDIGYFDISYRDRIGDLGTDYMSFLANRPLYQALITDNPSAALLGGYYGDQNFRNPYNIAATAIRAIVDGRTRNLSALHMNGLDIDLGYAATLGGASVSTGVSGTWIFHARQRITPTAPAADIVSTIGNPVDLRLRGRLIVSKGPWSAAGFVNFVDSYRNTAVFPAQPVSSWTTIDLQIGCDLDRLIGGTRLSLSISNLFDRQPPYVENASVYSASGFDPENASPVGRMVALQLVKKW